One region of Asterias rubens chromosome 5, eAstRub1.3, whole genome shotgun sequence genomic DNA includes:
- the LOC117290225 gene encoding fibropellin-1-like isoform X2 — MMKTLRDPLILWMMVAIQSLVRIRCQSGGSMGPSPSTDVSSDMGVSDCASSVCQNGGTCYNVGTSVDDEFCDCEWPFSGEFCETSSSGVDCLSTVCQNGGSCHNIGLSTPDEICYCPLPFTGEFCETSIDVCAGNPCGNGGSCTASRPSVDTFYCSCFSGWTGIFCEINVVDVCASYLCQNRGTCFTTATGTPSCSCMSGWTGTLCETSTDLCASNPCGIGGSCFTTADTLYCSCFSGWTGTYCEINDAGIGCSSDVCQNGGTCYDVGENSGTYCVCPWMYTGGFCEMATIADNYCSSGPCENGGTCIPDEDSGYLCACSAGFTGNLCQESSDGEGCSSSICENGGTCYFIGAEDNTYCLCPWLYTGDACETTIEMYNCDTNNPCDNGGSCYPTGATYVCVCTQEWTGDDCQVNYDTITCAMSPPCGPGGNGACEVINGATQCMCYNGWAGADCETEVVSGGTTGESSTIRKHSIIAGAAGGFIVLLLIVGFIVCCVVSSRNKQRRNAAAGPHPYPMNVQLGPQGPPKFIDSNPPPYNGYVAPPDSVYYSSANPPEYQVSLAPVSKSQGRAAATFTPKPTNMAPKQPANKPPKQPANMAPKQPANMAPKKTSNMAPKQPSNMAPKQPSNMAPKQPSKMAPKPVAIARSPKEGYAYDNNIYEEIPEPAAMEDGEAYLVPSAQDVNQTKNSREYMEVIS, encoded by the exons ATGATGAAAACTCTACGGGATCCACTGATTCTGTGGATGATGGTTGCGATACAGTCATTAGTGAGGATTCGATGTCAGTCGGGTGGTTCAATGGGACCGAGTCCATCGACAGATGTCAGTAGTGATATGGGAG TTTCTGATTGCGCAAGTTCTGTATGTCAGAATGGTGGAACATGCTACAACGTTGGGACGTCCGTTGATGATGAATTTTGTGATTGTGAGTGGCCGTTTAGTGGAGAATTCTGCGAAACATCGA GTTCTGGGGTCGACTGCCTAAGCACTGTGTGTCAGAATGGTGGAAGTTGCCACAACATTGGCTTGTCTACTCCTGATGAAATTTGTTATTGCCCGCTGCCGTTCACCGGAGAATTCTGCGAAACATCGA TTGATGTCTGTGCAGGCAACCCATGTGGGAACGGAGGATCCTGTACCGCAAGTAGGCCTAGTGTTGATACTTTTTATTGCAGTTGTTTTTCTGGATGGACGGgcattttttgtgaaatcaacg TTGTTGACGTCTGTGCAAGCTACCTGTGTCAGAACAGAGGAACCTGTTTCACAACAGCTACTGGTACTCCTAGTTGTAGTTGTATGTCAGGCTGGACGGGCACTCTTTGTGAAACAAGCA CTGACCTCTGTGCGAGCAACCCATGTGGGATCGGAGGATCCTGTTTTACAACTGCTGATACTCTTTATTGCAGTTGTTTTTCGGGGTGGACGGGCACCTATTGTGAAATCAATG ACGCTGGAATTGGTTGTAGCAGCGACGtttgtcaaaatggcggcaCTTGTTATGACGTAGGTGAGAACAGTGGTACGTACTGCGTCTGCCCTTGGATGTACACGGGTGGATTCTGCGAAATGG CTACCATTGCTGACAATTATTGTTCTAGCGGCCCGTGTGAGAATGGCGGAACCTGCATCCCCGATGAAGACTCGGGTTATTTATGTGCATGTTCAGCTGGGTTTACGGGGAACCTGTGCCAAGAAAGCA GCGATGGTGAAGGCTGCAGTAGTAGCATTTGTGAGAATGGTGGTACGTGCTACTTCATTGGTGCGGAGGACAATACATACTGTCTCTGCCCGTGGTTATATACTGGTGATGCCTGTGAAACTA CCATTGAAATGTACAACTGTGACACCAACAATCCGTGTGACAATGGAGGATCATGCTACCCGACGGGCGCCACCTACGTCTGTGTCTGTACACAAGAATGGACAGGCGACGACTGCCAAGTTAACT ACGACACTATAACGTGTGCAATGTCGCCACCTTGTGGTCCAGGTGGGAATGGTGCTTGTGAGGTAATCAATGGAGCAACTCAATGTATGTGTTACAATGGATGGGCGGGAGCAGACTGTGAAACCGAGGTGGTGTCTGGTGGGACTACTGGCGAGTCGTCTACCATTCGTAAgcatt cAATCATTGCAGGTGCTGCAGGAGGATTCATAGTTCTTCTTCTGATAGTTGGTTTTATCGTCTGCTGTGTAGTGTCATCAAGAAATAAACAGCGCAG AAATGCAGCCGCTGGGCCTCATCCCTACCCAATGAACGTACAACTAGGACCACAAGGCCCGCCAAAGTTCATTGACTCAAACCCACCGCCATATAATGGTTATGTGGCACCCCCCGATTCTGTGTATTATTCATCTGCAAACCCCCCTGAATATCAAGTATCATTAGCTCCTgtttcaaaatcacaagggCGTGCAGCAGCCACGTTTACCCCAAAACCAACCAATATGGCCCCGAAACAACCAGCCAATAAGCCCCCAAAACAACCAGCAAATATGGCCCCGAAACAACCAGCCAATATGGCCCCGAAAAAAACATCCAATATGGCCCCGAAACAACCATCCAATATGGCCCCGAAACAACCATCCAATATGGCTCCGAAACAACCATCCAAAATGGCCCCGAAACCGGTAGCCATTGCGAGGTCTCCAAAGGAAGGATACGCATATGACAATAATATCTACGAAGAGATTCCCGAACCTGCTGCAATGGAGGACGGCGAGGCTTACTTGGTGCCCTCCGCTCAAGACGTCAACCAGACCAAAAATAGTCGTGAATACATGGAGGTCATTTCCTAG
- the LOC117290226 gene encoding uncharacterized protein LOC117290226 — translation MRTFLTAVLLLSSIGSIMGIRCYLCTLGVASSVVDSQQCDDPFNAPSSPTENGTTSSGVLDVDCSTVSPIYDVCAKTVGRINGVYTVARTCYSSFDCLSEDGCVSGQGNTVCCCGTDGCNGAGSVAVNIAATISLAAATVMFTL, via the exons ATGAGGACTTTTTTGACTGCTGTACTCCTTCTTTCTTCCATTG GAAGTATTATGGGTATCAGGTGCTATCTTTGCACCCTCGGAGTCGCTAGTTCGGTAGTCGATAGCCAACAGTGTGATGACCCGTTCAATGCACCGTCTTCTCCCACTGAGAATGGGACAACCAGCTCCGGGGTGCTTGACGTAGACTGTAGCACTGTCTCACCCATTTACGACGTCTGCGCT AAAACAGTCGGCAGAATTAATGGCGTCTACACTGTGGCCAGAACGTGTTACTCAAGCTTTGATTGCCTATCCGAGGATGGGTGCGTTTCTGGACAGGGAAACACTGTGTGTTGCTGTGGTACAGATGGCTGTAACGGTGCTGGTAGCGTAGCTGTCAACATTGCCGCCACTATCTCCTTGGCTGCAGCAACAGTGATGTTCACTCTGTAA
- the LOC117290225 gene encoding fibropellin-1-like isoform X1, producing the protein MMKTLRDPLILWMMVAIQSLVRIRCQSGGSMGPSPSTDVSSDMGVSDCASSVCQNGGTCYNVGTSVDDEFCDCEWPFSGEFCETSMLCFLFAGSGVDCLSTVCQNGGSCHNIGLSTPDEICYCPLPFTGEFCETSIDVCAGNPCGNGGSCTASRPSVDTFYCSCFSGWTGIFCEINVVDVCASYLCQNRGTCFTTATGTPSCSCMSGWTGTLCETSTDLCASNPCGIGGSCFTTADTLYCSCFSGWTGTYCEINDAGIGCSSDVCQNGGTCYDVGENSGTYCVCPWMYTGGFCEMATIADNYCSSGPCENGGTCIPDEDSGYLCACSAGFTGNLCQESSDGEGCSSSICENGGTCYFIGAEDNTYCLCPWLYTGDACETTIEMYNCDTNNPCDNGGSCYPTGATYVCVCTQEWTGDDCQVNYDTITCAMSPPCGPGGNGACEVINGATQCMCYNGWAGADCETEVVSGGTTGESSTIPIIAGAAGGFIVLLLIVGFIVCCVVSSRNKQRRNAAAGPHPYPMNVQLGPQGPPKFIDSNPPPYNGYVAPPDSVYYSSANPPEYQVSLAPVSKSQGRAAATFTPKPTNMAPKQPANKPPKQPANMAPKQPANMAPKKTSNMAPKQPSNMAPKQPSNMAPKQPSKMAPKPVAIARSPKEGYAYDNNIYEEIPEPAAMEDGEAYLVPSAQDVNQTKNSREYMEVIS; encoded by the exons ATGATGAAAACTCTACGGGATCCACTGATTCTGTGGATGATGGTTGCGATACAGTCATTAGTGAGGATTCGATGTCAGTCGGGTGGTTCAATGGGACCGAGTCCATCGACAGATGTCAGTAGTGATATGGGAG TTTCTGATTGCGCAAGTTCTGTATGTCAGAATGGTGGAACATGCTACAACGTTGGGACGTCCGTTGATGATGAATTTTGTGATTGTGAGTGGCCGTTTAGTGGAGAATTCTGCGAAACATCGA TGTTGTGTTTCTTATTTGCAGGTTCTGGGGTCGACTGCCTAAGCACTGTGTGTCAGAATGGTGGAAGTTGCCACAACATTGGCTTGTCTACTCCTGATGAAATTTGTTATTGCCCGCTGCCGTTCACCGGAGAATTCTGCGAAACATCGA TTGATGTCTGTGCAGGCAACCCATGTGGGAACGGAGGATCCTGTACCGCAAGTAGGCCTAGTGTTGATACTTTTTATTGCAGTTGTTTTTCTGGATGGACGGgcattttttgtgaaatcaacg TTGTTGACGTCTGTGCAAGCTACCTGTGTCAGAACAGAGGAACCTGTTTCACAACAGCTACTGGTACTCCTAGTTGTAGTTGTATGTCAGGCTGGACGGGCACTCTTTGTGAAACAAGCA CTGACCTCTGTGCGAGCAACCCATGTGGGATCGGAGGATCCTGTTTTACAACTGCTGATACTCTTTATTGCAGTTGTTTTTCGGGGTGGACGGGCACCTATTGTGAAATCAATG ACGCTGGAATTGGTTGTAGCAGCGACGtttgtcaaaatggcggcaCTTGTTATGACGTAGGTGAGAACAGTGGTACGTACTGCGTCTGCCCTTGGATGTACACGGGTGGATTCTGCGAAATGG CTACCATTGCTGACAATTATTGTTCTAGCGGCCCGTGTGAGAATGGCGGAACCTGCATCCCCGATGAAGACTCGGGTTATTTATGTGCATGTTCAGCTGGGTTTACGGGGAACCTGTGCCAAGAAAGCA GCGATGGTGAAGGCTGCAGTAGTAGCATTTGTGAGAATGGTGGTACGTGCTACTTCATTGGTGCGGAGGACAATACATACTGTCTCTGCCCGTGGTTATATACTGGTGATGCCTGTGAAACTA CCATTGAAATGTACAACTGTGACACCAACAATCCGTGTGACAATGGAGGATCATGCTACCCGACGGGCGCCACCTACGTCTGTGTCTGTACACAAGAATGGACAGGCGACGACTGCCAAGTTAACT ACGACACTATAACGTGTGCAATGTCGCCACCTTGTGGTCCAGGTGGGAATGGTGCTTGTGAGGTAATCAATGGAGCAACTCAATGTATGTGTTACAATGGATGGGCGGGAGCAGACTGTGAAACCGAGGTGGTGTCTGGTGGGACTACTGGCGAGTCGTCTACCATTC cAATCATTGCAGGTGCTGCAGGAGGATTCATAGTTCTTCTTCTGATAGTTGGTTTTATCGTCTGCTGTGTAGTGTCATCAAGAAATAAACAGCGCAG AAATGCAGCCGCTGGGCCTCATCCCTACCCAATGAACGTACAACTAGGACCACAAGGCCCGCCAAAGTTCATTGACTCAAACCCACCGCCATATAATGGTTATGTGGCACCCCCCGATTCTGTGTATTATTCATCTGCAAACCCCCCTGAATATCAAGTATCATTAGCTCCTgtttcaaaatcacaagggCGTGCAGCAGCCACGTTTACCCCAAAACCAACCAATATGGCCCCGAAACAACCAGCCAATAAGCCCCCAAAACAACCAGCAAATATGGCCCCGAAACAACCAGCCAATATGGCCCCGAAAAAAACATCCAATATGGCCCCGAAACAACCATCCAATATGGCCCCGAAACAACCATCCAATATGGCTCCGAAACAACCATCCAAAATGGCCCCGAAACCGGTAGCCATTGCGAGGTCTCCAAAGGAAGGATACGCATATGACAATAATATCTACGAAGAGATTCCCGAACCTGCTGCAATGGAGGACGGCGAGGCTTACTTGGTGCCCTCCGCTCAAGACGTCAACCAGACCAAAAATAGTCGTGAATACATGGAGGTCATTTCCTAG